A window from Athalia rosae chromosome 5, iyAthRosa1.1, whole genome shotgun sequence encodes these proteins:
- the LOC105691688 gene encoding IQ motif and SEC7 domain-containing protein 1 isoform X5: MHPAQRRDVSFPQKMERPSHSASLGQVHGASSHGMYSTGSQSALSTSYITGQSYIQGQNYIHTSYPTTTAQAFPHGGYNSQPQSYGAMVQGYGGQPQSSYQQPLHKKGSVRNGDVLKRCRLQNAYELSQDLLDKQIEMLERKYGGVKARNAALTIQRAFRRYTLLKKFAAITAMAKAEKRLSRRLQETSERPGSAMENERVTSYHSQIYIQQPQAANNRPMPIRSMSLRERRNADNSQSSHIPRSQSGRCGDVQIGAHQSTAGHHQSNHNLHQSNHSLHQTGRHTPSLVPSPCGRHQPPPSPCWDSSSQGSGSSIHYYNPQETLCGLRQETPPRDMHRTPCTSPSTPQNLQAPPPQSWGSVSQSGGSSAGRVRNSGKKVPPEVPKRTSSITSRSMEGRHNGLSKSVENGSLSSVQSSGSDSTNCESSEGDAHRGSPIWKHKGISSSPEHQECGHPSDSGSAMTSIKELSHSHASSGYQLPLMDHTEAPPQTSYKVSETVRKRQYRVGLNLFNKKPERGISYLIRRGFLENSPQGVARFLISRKGLSKQMIGEYLGNLQNSFNMAVLECFSHELDLSGMQVDVALRKFQAYFRMPGEAQKIERLMEVYSQRYCQCNPDVVARLRSPDTVFVLAFAIIMLNTDLHTPNLKPERRMRLDDFIKNLRGIDDCGDIDRDILVGIYERVKANEFKPGSDHVTQVMKVQATIVGKKPNMALPHRRLVCYCRLYEIPDIHKKERPGVHQREVFLFNDLLVVTKILSKKKSSVTYTFRQSFPLCGMVVTLFEVAHYPYGIRLSQRVDGKVLVTFNARNEHDRCKFAEDLRESISEMDEMETLRIETELERQKSSRGARGSAENRDSGVADVEVCPCPGSCTERPETVDLDSQLKRSALSNSLLDIHEQFAGEKPQRRGSVGSLDSGMSISFQSTSASSMSQGVKNPNVQVHHTSHPGSTVPGGAKGLAQQPSFLGGLFAKRERKPSRSEESGPYSRTTEV, translated from the exons TTTTCCGCAGAAAATGGAGAGGCCGTCGCACAGCGCGAGTCTCGGGCAAGTTCACGGCGCGAGTTCCCACGGGATGTACTCAACCGGAAGTCAGTCGGCGCTCTCCACTTCCTACATCACGGGACAGTCGTACATACAGGGCCAGAATTACATTCACACTTCCTACCCGACAACGACTGCCCAGGCTTTTCCGCACGGCGGCTACAATTCGCAGCCCCAGAGCTACGGCGCCATGGTTCAAGGTTACGGTGGCCAGCCGCAGTCCTCCTACCAGCAACCTCTTCACAAAAAGGGTAGCGTCAGGAACGGTGACGTCCTGAAACGCTGCAGACTTCAAAATGC GTATGAACTGTCCCAAGACCTGCTGGACAAGCAGATCGAGATGCTCGAGCGAAAATACGGCGGCGTGAAAGCGAGGAACGCGGCGCTGACGATACAGAGAGCGTTTCGGAGGTACACGCTGCTGAAGAAATTCGCGGCGATCACGGCGATGGCCAAGGCCGAGAAGCGACTGAGCAGGAGGCTCCAGGAGACGTCGGAGAGGCCGGGAAGCGCGATGGAAAACGAAAGGGTTACGAGCTACCACAGTCAGATCTACATACAGCAGCCGCAGGCGGCGAACAACCGGCCAATGCCGATCAGGAGCATGTCGCTGAGGGAGCGAAGGAACGCCGACAATTCGCAGTCGTCCCACATACCGAGGAGTCAGAGCGGCCGTTGCGGCGATGTTCAAATCGGCGCGCATCAGTCAACCGCCGGACACCACCAGAGCAATCACAATTTACACCAGAGCAATCACAGCCTACATCAGACGGGGAGGCACACGCCTTCGCTGGTGCCGAGCCCGTGCGGAAGACATCAGCCGCCTCCCAGCCCCTGCTGGGACTCCAGTTCGCAGGGTAGCGGCTCCAGTATCCATTACTACAATCCGCAGGAGACGTTGTGCGGTTTGAGGCAGGAAACGCCGCCGAGGGATATGCACAGAACGCCGTGCACGTCGCCTTCGACGCCGCAAAATCTTCAGGCACCGCCTCCCCAGTCGTGGGGCAGCGTTTCGCAAAGCGGCGGTTCTTCGGCCGGCAGGGTGCGAAATTCCGGTAAAAAAGTACCGCCGGAAGTACCGAAGAGAACTTCGTCGATCACCTCGAGGTCGATGGAGGGCAGGCACAACGGGCTTAGCAAGAGCGTCGAAAACGGAAGTCTCAGTTCCGTGCAAAGTTCCGGCAGCGATTCGACCAATTGCGAGAGTTCCGAAGGCGACGCTCACCGGGGTTCGCCGATATGGAAGCACAAGGGAATC TCGAGTTCGCCGGAGCATCAGGAGTGCGGACATCCGAGCGACTCGGGCAGCGCGATGACCAGCATCAAGGAACTCAGCCATTCCCACGCCAGCTCCGGATACCAACTGCCGTTGATGGATCACACGGAAGCACCGCCGCAAACTAGTTACAAGGTGTCGGAGACCGTACGAAAACGTCAGTACAGAGTCGGTCTGAACCTATTCAACAAGAAACCGGAGCGCGGCATCAGCTATCTCATCAGGCGAGGGTTCCTGGAAAACAGTCCCCAAGGTGTAGCGAGGTTTCTCATCAGCAGAAAAGGCTTGTCCAAGCAGATGATCGGCGAGTACCTCGGCAACCTTCAAAACTCCTTCAACATGGCCGTCCTAGA GTGTTTCTCCCACGAGCTGGATCTCTCCGGTATGCAGGTGGACGTGGCGCTGCGCAAGTTCCAGGCTTACTTCCGTATGCCCGGCGAGGCCCAGAAGATCGAACGTCTCATGGAAGTCTACAGTCAGAGGTACTGTCAATGCAATCCTGACGTGGTGGCGCGTCTCAGGTCGCCGGACACGGTCTTCGTGCTCGCCTTCGCCATAATAATGCTGAACACGGACTTGCACACGCCGAATCTCAAGCCGGAGCGCAGGATGCGGCTGGACgatttcataaaaaatttgcGCGGCATAGACGACTGCGGCGACATAGACAGGGACATACTGGTCGGCATATACGAGAGGGTCAAGGCTAACGAATTCAAGCCGGGTTCCGACCACGTCACCCAAGTGATGAAGGTACAGGCCACGATCGTTGGGAAAAAACCGAACATGGCACTGCCGCACAGAAGACTGGTCTGCTACTGCAGACTCTACGAGATACCGGACATCCACAAGAAGGAGAGACCCGGCGTACATCAGAGGGAAGTATTTCTCTTCAACGATCTGCTGGTGGTCACGAAAATTCTCAGTAAAAAGAAGAGCAGCGTCACCTACACCTTCAGACAGAGTTTTCCGCTGTGCGGAATGGTCGTCACCTTGTTCGAAGTTGCAC ATTATCCTTACGGGATAAGGTTATCGCAGCGCGTCGACGGCAAAGTTTTGGTAACGTTCAACGCAAGGAACGAACACGACCGTTGCAAGTTCGCCGAGGACCTCAGAGAGTCGATCAGCGAGATGGACGAGATGGAGACGCTGAGAATCGAGACGGAACTCGAGCGGCAGAAGAGCAGCCGCGGCGCTCGGGGCAGCGCCGAGAATCGCGACTCCGGTGTCGCGGACGTGGAAGTTTGCCCGTGTCCCGGAAGTTGCACGGAAAGACCGGAAACCGTCGACCTCGATTCTCAGCTCAAGAGATCCGCACTGAGCAACTCCCTGCTGGACATTCACGAACAAT TCGCAGGTGAAAAGCCCCAACGTCGCGGAAGCGTTGGTTCGTTAGATTCCGGTATGTCCATTTCGTTTCAATCGACATCGGCGAGTTCGATGAGCCAGGGTGTTAAAAATCCGAACGTCCAAGTCCACCACACGTCTCACCCGGGTTCGACCGTGCCGGGTGGTGCGAAGGGGCTGGCTCAGCAGCCGTCTTTTTTAGGAGGTCTTTTCGCTAAGCGGGAACGAAAACCATCGAGGTCGGAAGAATCCGGGCCGTACAGTCGTACGACGGAAGTGTAA
- the LOC105691688 gene encoding IQ motif and SEC7 domain-containing protein 1 isoform X1, which produces MSDVTTIGDPGGFPDPDLDNVLEEKNQLIARQYAEIERLQRELNDVIGERDALLCEVSKLKFELEMADLKRLQDDSFPQKMERPSHSASLGQVHGASSHGMYSTGSQSALSTSYITGQSYIQGQNYIHTSYPTTTAQAFPHGGYNSQPQSYGAMVQGYGGQPQSSYQQPLHKKGSVRNGDVLKRCRLQNAYELSQDLLDKQIEMLERKYGGVKARNAALTIQRAFRRYTLLKKFAAITAMAKAEKRLSRRLQETSERPGSAMENERVTSYHSQIYIQQPQAANNRPMPIRSMSLRERRNADNSQSSHIPRSQSGRCGDVQIGAHQSTAGHHQSNHNLHQSNHSLHQTGRHTPSLVPSPCGRHQPPPSPCWDSSSQGSGSSIHYYNPQETLCGLRQETPPRDMHRTPCTSPSTPQNLQAPPPQSWGSVSQSGGSSAGRVRNSGKKVPPEVPKRTSSITSRSMEGRHNGLSKSVENGSLSSVQSSGSDSTNCESSEGDAHRGSPIWKHKGISSSPEHQECGHPSDSGSAMTSIKELSHSHASSGYQLPLMDHTEAPPQTSYKVSETVRKRQYRVGLNLFNKKPERGISYLIRRGFLENSPQGVARFLISRKGLSKQMIGEYLGNLQNSFNMAVLECFSHELDLSGMQVDVALRKFQAYFRMPGEAQKIERLMEVYSQRYCQCNPDVVARLRSPDTVFVLAFAIIMLNTDLHTPNLKPERRMRLDDFIKNLRGIDDCGDIDRDILVGIYERVKANEFKPGSDHVTQVMKVQATIVGKKPNMALPHRRLVCYCRLYEIPDIHKKERPGVHQREVFLFNDLLVVTKILSKKKSSVTYTFRQSFPLCGMVVTLFEVAHYPYGIRLSQRVDGKVLVTFNARNEHDRCKFAEDLRESISEMDEMETLRIETELERQKSSRGARGSAENRDSGVADVEVCPCPGSCTERPETVDLDSQLKRSALSNSLLDIHEQFAGEKPQRRGSVGSLDSGMSISFQSTSASSMSQGVKNPNVQVHHTSHPGSTVPGGAKGLAQQPSFLGGLFAKRERKPSRSEESGPYSRTTEV; this is translated from the exons TTTTCCGCAGAAAATGGAGAGGCCGTCGCACAGCGCGAGTCTCGGGCAAGTTCACGGCGCGAGTTCCCACGGGATGTACTCAACCGGAAGTCAGTCGGCGCTCTCCACTTCCTACATCACGGGACAGTCGTACATACAGGGCCAGAATTACATTCACACTTCCTACCCGACAACGACTGCCCAGGCTTTTCCGCACGGCGGCTACAATTCGCAGCCCCAGAGCTACGGCGCCATGGTTCAAGGTTACGGTGGCCAGCCGCAGTCCTCCTACCAGCAACCTCTTCACAAAAAGGGTAGCGTCAGGAACGGTGACGTCCTGAAACGCTGCAGACTTCAAAATGC GTATGAACTGTCCCAAGACCTGCTGGACAAGCAGATCGAGATGCTCGAGCGAAAATACGGCGGCGTGAAAGCGAGGAACGCGGCGCTGACGATACAGAGAGCGTTTCGGAGGTACACGCTGCTGAAGAAATTCGCGGCGATCACGGCGATGGCCAAGGCCGAGAAGCGACTGAGCAGGAGGCTCCAGGAGACGTCGGAGAGGCCGGGAAGCGCGATGGAAAACGAAAGGGTTACGAGCTACCACAGTCAGATCTACATACAGCAGCCGCAGGCGGCGAACAACCGGCCAATGCCGATCAGGAGCATGTCGCTGAGGGAGCGAAGGAACGCCGACAATTCGCAGTCGTCCCACATACCGAGGAGTCAGAGCGGCCGTTGCGGCGATGTTCAAATCGGCGCGCATCAGTCAACCGCCGGACACCACCAGAGCAATCACAATTTACACCAGAGCAATCACAGCCTACATCAGACGGGGAGGCACACGCCTTCGCTGGTGCCGAGCCCGTGCGGAAGACATCAGCCGCCTCCCAGCCCCTGCTGGGACTCCAGTTCGCAGGGTAGCGGCTCCAGTATCCATTACTACAATCCGCAGGAGACGTTGTGCGGTTTGAGGCAGGAAACGCCGCCGAGGGATATGCACAGAACGCCGTGCACGTCGCCTTCGACGCCGCAAAATCTTCAGGCACCGCCTCCCCAGTCGTGGGGCAGCGTTTCGCAAAGCGGCGGTTCTTCGGCCGGCAGGGTGCGAAATTCCGGTAAAAAAGTACCGCCGGAAGTACCGAAGAGAACTTCGTCGATCACCTCGAGGTCGATGGAGGGCAGGCACAACGGGCTTAGCAAGAGCGTCGAAAACGGAAGTCTCAGTTCCGTGCAAAGTTCCGGCAGCGATTCGACCAATTGCGAGAGTTCCGAAGGCGACGCTCACCGGGGTTCGCCGATATGGAAGCACAAGGGAATC TCGAGTTCGCCGGAGCATCAGGAGTGCGGACATCCGAGCGACTCGGGCAGCGCGATGACCAGCATCAAGGAACTCAGCCATTCCCACGCCAGCTCCGGATACCAACTGCCGTTGATGGATCACACGGAAGCACCGCCGCAAACTAGTTACAAGGTGTCGGAGACCGTACGAAAACGTCAGTACAGAGTCGGTCTGAACCTATTCAACAAGAAACCGGAGCGCGGCATCAGCTATCTCATCAGGCGAGGGTTCCTGGAAAACAGTCCCCAAGGTGTAGCGAGGTTTCTCATCAGCAGAAAAGGCTTGTCCAAGCAGATGATCGGCGAGTACCTCGGCAACCTTCAAAACTCCTTCAACATGGCCGTCCTAGA GTGTTTCTCCCACGAGCTGGATCTCTCCGGTATGCAGGTGGACGTGGCGCTGCGCAAGTTCCAGGCTTACTTCCGTATGCCCGGCGAGGCCCAGAAGATCGAACGTCTCATGGAAGTCTACAGTCAGAGGTACTGTCAATGCAATCCTGACGTGGTGGCGCGTCTCAGGTCGCCGGACACGGTCTTCGTGCTCGCCTTCGCCATAATAATGCTGAACACGGACTTGCACACGCCGAATCTCAAGCCGGAGCGCAGGATGCGGCTGGACgatttcataaaaaatttgcGCGGCATAGACGACTGCGGCGACATAGACAGGGACATACTGGTCGGCATATACGAGAGGGTCAAGGCTAACGAATTCAAGCCGGGTTCCGACCACGTCACCCAAGTGATGAAGGTACAGGCCACGATCGTTGGGAAAAAACCGAACATGGCACTGCCGCACAGAAGACTGGTCTGCTACTGCAGACTCTACGAGATACCGGACATCCACAAGAAGGAGAGACCCGGCGTACATCAGAGGGAAGTATTTCTCTTCAACGATCTGCTGGTGGTCACGAAAATTCTCAGTAAAAAGAAGAGCAGCGTCACCTACACCTTCAGACAGAGTTTTCCGCTGTGCGGAATGGTCGTCACCTTGTTCGAAGTTGCAC ATTATCCTTACGGGATAAGGTTATCGCAGCGCGTCGACGGCAAAGTTTTGGTAACGTTCAACGCAAGGAACGAACACGACCGTTGCAAGTTCGCCGAGGACCTCAGAGAGTCGATCAGCGAGATGGACGAGATGGAGACGCTGAGAATCGAGACGGAACTCGAGCGGCAGAAGAGCAGCCGCGGCGCTCGGGGCAGCGCCGAGAATCGCGACTCCGGTGTCGCGGACGTGGAAGTTTGCCCGTGTCCCGGAAGTTGCACGGAAAGACCGGAAACCGTCGACCTCGATTCTCAGCTCAAGAGATCCGCACTGAGCAACTCCCTGCTGGACATTCACGAACAAT TCGCAGGTGAAAAGCCCCAACGTCGCGGAAGCGTTGGTTCGTTAGATTCCGGTATGTCCATTTCGTTTCAATCGACATCGGCGAGTTCGATGAGCCAGGGTGTTAAAAATCCGAACGTCCAAGTCCACCACACGTCTCACCCGGGTTCGACCGTGCCGGGTGGTGCGAAGGGGCTGGCTCAGCAGCCGTCTTTTTTAGGAGGTCTTTTCGCTAAGCGGGAACGAAAACCATCGAGGTCGGAAGAATCCGGGCCGTACAGTCGTACGACGGAAGTGTAA